A stretch of the Acyrthosiphon pisum isolate AL4f chromosome A2, pea_aphid_22Mar2018_4r6ur, whole genome shotgun sequence genome encodes the following:
- the LOC100573040 gene encoding uncharacterized protein LOC100573040, producing the protein MESCQIMAEHTVYNLEPIEECEYEFEEVDNSDLFYTDEVINKYMDLITERSPDTVYAFNTYFYKALSANGYPYVCRWTKKIDIFSKKKLFIPIHIEDHWCLVCVCLPQKSIKYYDTMGGRNFKCLKTILKYLNFEYRDKKKKKFHPRGWLLVNVKDCPQQSYTWDCRVFVCVYAEHISRGASLDFSQEHIEKVRRQIPLEIKKKKLIKSEPSHLFYNEEVINEYMDLITESSPNTVYAFNTFFYQGLSENGYSDAGRWTRRIDIFSKKKLFIPIHIEGHWILVYVCFPQKSIKYCDTMGRRNLNCLNLILKYLKLEHHDKKGECFNTNGWSMSKKNCPQQLNTRDCGLFICMLIDYFLRGTPLDFSQQHMDKYRRQIALEIKKKKLKKSVPSHLFYNDEVINKFMDVITERSPDTVYAFNTFFYKALSANGYSHVSRWTKKIDIFSKQKLFIPIHIKNHWCLVYVCFPQKSIKYYDSKGGCNMNCLKLIMDYLMFEHIDKKEEVFNPKGWLLMNVKNCPQQLNTWDCGVFVCLFAEHLSKSIPLHFSQDHIGTFRRRIELEIKKEKLKKSVPET; encoded by the exons ATGGAAAGTTGTCAAAtaatg gcTGAGCACACTGTATATAATTTGGAACCCATTGAAGAGTGTGAATATGAATTTGAGGAGGTTGACAACAGTGATCTTTTTTATACTGATGaagttataaacaaatatatggaTCTAATCACAGAACGTTCGCCTGACACAGTTTAtgcatttaatacatatttttacaaagctCTATCTGCCAATGGATACCCTTATGTTTGTCGttggacaaaaaaaattgatatattctctaagaaaaaattgttcatacctATTCATATTGAAGATCACTGGTGTTTAGTGTGTGTTTGCTTACCACAAAAatccattaaatattatgataccatGGGTGGAcgtaattttaaatgcttaaaaacaatattgaaatatttgaattttgaatatcgtgacaaaaaaaaaaaaaaatttcatccaAGAGGCTGGTTATTAGTGAATGTGAAAGACTGCCCTCAACAATCGTATACTTGGGATTGTAGAGTATTTGTATGTGTTTATGCGGAGCACATATCGAGAGGGGCTTCTCTAGATTTTTCACAAGAACACATAGAAAAAGTCAGGAGACAAATACCATTAGAAATTAAgaagaaaaaactaataaaatctgAACCTAGTCATCTTTTTTATAATGAAGAAGTTATAAACGAATATATGGATCTAATCACAGAAAGTTCGCCCAATACAGTTTATgcgtttaatacatttttttaccaaggTCTGTCTGAAAATGGATACTCTGATGCTGGTCGTTGGACAAGAAGAATTgatattttctcaaaaaaaaaattgttcatacctATTCATATTGAAGGTCACTGGATTTTAGTGTATGTTTGCTTTCCACAAAAATCCATTAAATATTGTGATACCATGGGTAGACGTAATTTGAAttgcttaaatttaatattgaaatatttgaaattggaaCATCATGACAAAAAAGGAGAATGTTTTAATACAAATGGCTGGTCAATGAGTAAGAAAAACTGCCCTCAACAATTGAATACTAGGGATTGtggattatttatatgtatgcttattgattattttttaagaggCACCCCGTTAGATTTTTCACAACAACACATGGATAAATACAGGAGACAAATAGCATTGGAAATCaagaagaaaaaactaaaaaaatctgtACCTAGTCATCTTTTTTATAATGATGaagttataaacaaatttatggaTGTAATCACAGAACGTTCGCCTGACACAGTTTatgcatttaatacatttttttacaaagctCTATCTGCCAATGGATACTCTCATGTTAGTCGTtggactaaaaaaattgatatattctCAAAGCAAAAATTGTTCATacctattcatattaaaaatcactGGTGTTTAGTGTATGTTTGCTTTCCACAAAAatccattaaatattatgatagcaaGGGTGGATGTAATATgaattgcttaaaattaataatggacTATTTGATGTTTGAACATATTGACAAAAAAGAAGAAGTTTTTAATCCAAAAGGCTGGTTATTGATGAATGTGAAAAACTGCCCTCAACAGTTGAATACTTGGGATTGTGGAGTATTTGTCTGTTTGTTTGCGGAGCATTTGTCTAAAAGTATTCCGCTACATTTTTCACAAGATCATATTGGTACATTCAGGAGACGAATAGAATTAGAAATCAAGaaggaaaaactaaaaaaatctgtACCAGAAACTTAA